The proteins below are encoded in one region of Paralysiella testudinis:
- a CDS encoding acetyl-CoA carboxylase carboxyltransferase subunit alpha, whose translation MKQIFLDFEQPIAELVQKIDELRFVQDDSVLDISEEINRLKKKSDELTKSIFSKLTPVQVSQVSRHAQRPYTLDYIHALCTDFEELHGDRAFADDAAIVGGLARFNGQSVMIIGHQKGRDTKEKIRRNFGMPKPEGYRKALRLMKTAEKFQIPVLTFVDTPGAYPGIGAEERGQSEAIGRNLYELTRLRVPVLCTIIGEGGSGGALAIAVGDYINMLQYATYSVISPEGCASILWKTAEKAPEAAQALGITAKRLAELKLIDKIIEEPLGGAHRNYPEIMKRVKAVLTAQLQEAQNMPMADLLTRRFDRLMSYGQFNLK comes from the coding sequence ATGAAACAGATTTTCTTGGATTTTGAACAGCCCATTGCCGAATTGGTGCAGAAAATTGACGAATTGCGCTTTGTGCAAGACGATTCGGTGCTGGATATTTCGGAAGAAATCAACCGGCTGAAGAAAAAAAGCGACGAATTAACCAAGTCGATTTTCAGTAAACTCACGCCAGTGCAGGTGTCGCAAGTGTCGCGCCATGCTCAGCGCCCCTACACACTTGATTACATCCATGCCTTGTGCACCGATTTTGAAGAGCTGCACGGCGACCGTGCGTTTGCCGATGATGCCGCCATTGTGGGCGGCTTGGCGCGTTTTAACGGCCAAAGCGTGATGATAATCGGCCATCAAAAAGGGCGCGACACCAAAGAAAAAATCCGCCGCAATTTCGGTATGCCCAAGCCGGAAGGCTACCGCAAAGCGTTGCGCTTGATGAAAACGGCAGAAAAATTCCAAATCCCCGTGCTCACTTTTGTTGACACCCCTGGTGCCTATCCGGGTATTGGCGCCGAGGAGCGCGGCCAGTCGGAAGCCATTGGCCGCAATCTGTATGAACTTACCCGCTTGCGGGTGCCGGTGTTGTGTACCATTATCGGCGAAGGCGGTTCTGGCGGTGCCTTGGCGATTGCGGTGGGCGATTACATCAATATGCTGCAATACGCCACTTATTCGGTGATTTCGCCAGAAGGGTGCGCTTCAATTTTGTGGAAAACCGCCGAAAAAGCCCCCGAAGCGGCGCAAGCACTGGGCATTACCGCCAAACGGCTGGCAGAGTTGAAGCTAATCGACAAAATCATTGAAGAGCCGTTGGGTGGTGCCCACCGCAACTATCCGGAAATCATGAAACGGGTAAAAGCGGTGCTCACGGCACAATTACAGGAAGCACAAAACATGCCGATGGCGGATTTATTAACCCGCCGTTTCGACCGTTTGATGAGCTATGGCCAATTCAACCTCAAATAA
- the tilS gene encoding tRNA lysidine(34) synthetase TilS, which produces MANSTSNKPAPDLAAALRQQWSALMADRCVLEVALSGGLDSVVLLHVLQRLQSELPITVRAVHVHHGLQAAADEWVVFCQNLCAQWQIPLRVEKVAVSRNGQGIEGAARTARYAAFARSEAAALVLAHHQDDQTETFMLAALRGGGLRALAAMPPLRRLDADKVLWRPLLPFSRAQLQQYAAAWQLPYVEDGSNHDTSLLRNWLRQQGLPPWQARLPHLAAQIGSSIGQLQDALALQDEVCAQDWQQVCAGGVFDVQHWRRLSPQRQQLQLHYFARQHDLGVPSRSSIAAFAAQLRLPEITQAQWPLPQGAAVLHRHILWPQRADIQQQWPWLAQLPCCVAVGDKPARIPLHWQTHALGLPAAMGPLWLRQVQAHDTLLLKVGRKNVKKMLQEQKIAPFMRTIWPILADEHQRCVAVSGVAVAVDVGVAGGLLPWMAGLPNTNIKF; this is translated from the coding sequence ATGGCCAATTCAACCTCAAATAAGCCCGCTCCCGACTTGGCCGCTGCGCTGCGGCAACAATGGTCAGCCTTAATGGCTGACCGTTGTGTTTTGGAGGTGGCTTTAAGCGGTGGGCTGGATTCGGTGGTGTTGCTGCACGTATTGCAGCGCTTGCAAAGCGAGCTGCCGATTACTGTGCGGGCGGTGCATGTGCACCACGGCCTGCAAGCGGCTGCCGATGAATGGGTAGTATTTTGCCAAAACCTGTGCGCGCAATGGCAGATACCGCTGCGGGTGGAAAAAGTAGCGGTGTCGCGCAACGGCCAAGGCATCGAAGGGGCGGCACGCACGGCGCGTTATGCCGCATTTGCCCGCAGCGAGGCGGCGGCGCTGGTGTTGGCACACCATCAAGACGATCAAACCGAAACCTTTATGTTGGCCGCTTTGCGCGGTGGCGGCTTGCGGGCGTTGGCGGCGATGCCGCCGTTGCGCAGGCTGGATGCCGATAAGGTTTTGTGGCGGCCCTTGCTGCCGTTTTCGCGGGCGCAGCTGCAACAGTATGCGGCGGCATGGCAATTGCCGTATGTGGAAGACGGCAGCAATCACGATACTAGTTTATTGCGCAACTGGTTGCGCCAACAAGGCTTGCCGCCGTGGCAAGCGCGGCTGCCGCATTTGGCCGCGCAAATCGGCAGCAGCATTGGCCAGCTGCAAGACGCCTTGGCATTGCAAGACGAAGTCTGCGCCCAAGATTGGCAGCAAGTGTGTGCCGGCGGCGTATTCGATGTGCAGCACTGGCGCAGGCTTAGCCCGCAGCGCCAGCAGCTGCAACTGCATTATTTTGCCCGTCAGCATGATTTGGGCGTGCCGTCGCGCAGCAGCATTGCTGCGTTTGCAGCACAATTAAGGCTGCCTGAAATCACACAAGCGCAATGGCCGTTGCCGCAAGGGGCGGCGGTATTGCATCGGCATATATTGTGGCCACAGCGGGCGGATATACAACAACAATGGCCGTGGCTGGCGCAATTGCCGTGTTGTGTGGCGGTGGGGGATAAACCTGCACGGATACCGTTGCATTGGCAAACACATGCACTGGGCTTACCTGCGGCTATGGGGCCTTTGTGGTTACGCCAAGTACAGGCGCACGATACCTTATTGCTTAAGGTGGGGCGTAAAAACGTGAAAAAAATGCTGCAAGAGCAGAAGATCGCCCCTTTTATGCGTACTATCTGGCCTATTTTGGCCGATGAACACCAACGCTGTGTGGCGGTGTCGGGTGTGGCGGTTGCCGTGGATGTGGGGGTGGCAGGTGGGTTGTTGCCGTGGATGGCGGGCTTGCCTAATACCAACATAAAGTTCTGA
- the rpoE gene encoding RNA polymerase sigma factor RpoE, which translates to MNDCEVDRVLVERAQKGDSRAFELLVSKYQRRLTRLLFRFVKDEHEVNDVAQEAFIKAYRALPNFRGDSAFYTWLYRIAINTAKNFLVVNGRQPVIQGGLANDEGELLDLTEQMPDYRTPETDLLNREIIHTVDAAVAGLPEELRQAIMLREMEGLSYEEIAQTMNCPIGTVRSRIFRAREVIAKELRPLLDTAENQRW; encoded by the coding sequence ATGAATGATTGTGAAGTCGATCGGGTTTTGGTGGAGCGTGCCCAAAAAGGGGACAGCCGCGCATTTGAACTGCTGGTGTCGAAATACCAACGCCGTTTAACGCGTTTGCTGTTCCGTTTTGTCAAAGACGAGCATGAAGTCAATGATGTGGCGCAAGAAGCGTTTATCAAAGCCTACCGTGCATTGCCCAATTTCCGCGGCGATAGTGCCTTTTATACTTGGCTTTATCGCATTGCCATCAATACCGCCAAAAATTTTCTGGTGGTTAATGGTCGCCAGCCGGTCATTCAAGGCGGCTTGGCCAATGATGAAGGCGAATTGCTGGATTTAACCGAGCAAATGCCGGACTACCGCACACCGGAAACCGATTTGCTCAATCGCGAAATCATCCATACTGTGGATGCAGCCGTGGCCGGGCTGCCTGAAGAATTGCGCCAAGCCATTATGCTGCGGGAGATGGAAGGTTTGTCTTATGAAGAGATTGCCCAAACCATGAATTGCCCCATCGGCACCGTGCGCTCGCGTATTTTCCGCGCCCGCGAAGTGATTGCAAAAGAACTGCGGCCTTTGCTGGATACGGCCGAAAACCAAAGATGGTAA
- a CDS encoding RseA family anti-sigma factor, with protein MNAKKTDDERWEAVSAAMDNEAAAADDWTWIDDEAGRARWHSYHVIGDSLRQSAQMRSGGGLDSATLMQLAQRLQETQQDAVQMPMPASPACPQPGAVQAVANQPFFKWFAMAASVTAVTVAGWQLWSGQQSSGEMATLSAPPSTTVAAPVAAEKAVEVVPVAATAAPKISTMPVANTGKEEAEGVVPAVQKQSIAPVVPDSAK; from the coding sequence ATGAATGCCAAAAAAACAGATGATGAACGCTGGGAGGCTGTTTCCGCCGCCATGGATAATGAGGCGGCAGCCGCCGACGATTGGACGTGGATAGACGATGAGGCTGGACGCGCGCGTTGGCACAGCTACCATGTGATTGGCGATAGCCTGCGCCAAAGCGCACAAATGCGTTCGGGTGGTGGTTTGGATTCGGCCACGTTGATGCAATTGGCGCAGCGTTTGCAAGAAACACAGCAAGATGCGGTGCAAATGCCTATGCCGGCGTCACCTGCTTGCCCGCAACCAGGTGCTGTGCAAGCGGTGGCCAATCAGCCATTTTTCAAATGGTTTGCCATGGCCGCCAGTGTTACTGCGGTGACGGTGGCGGGCTGGCAGTTGTGGTCGGGGCAGCAGAGCAGTGGTGAAATGGCCACGTTGTCGGCACCGCCCAGCACCACCGTGGCAGCACCGGTGGCGGCTGAAAAAGCGGTTGAGGTGGTGCCGGTGGCAGCCACGGCCGCGCCCAAAATCAGCACCATGCCGGTGGCCAATACCGGCAAAGAAGAGGCTGAAGGCGTGGTGCCGGCGGTGCAAAAACAAAGTATTGCACCGGTGGTGCCGGATTCGGCTAAATAG
- the ykgO gene encoding type B 50S ribosomal protein L36, producing the protein MQVLSSLKTAKQRHRNCQVVRRHGKVYVICKSNPRFKARQR; encoded by the coding sequence ATGCAAGTACTATCATCCTTAAAAACCGCCAAACAACGCCATCGTAATTGCCAAGTAGTGCGCCGCCACGGCAAGGTGTATGTGATTTGCAAAAGCAATCCACGCTTTAAGGCACGACAACGTTAA
- a CDS encoding type B 50S ribosomal protein L31 gives MKPNLHPQNYRAVLFYDSGAQHGWIIRSCAPTQQTIVWTDGCEYPVMMLDTSSASHPAYTGKQRNVNSEGRASRFNHRYSNIIHKLKSGS, from the coding sequence ATGAAGCCGAATTTACACCCGCAAAACTACCGCGCAGTGCTGTTCTACGATAGCGGCGCCCAACACGGCTGGATAATCCGCTCTTGCGCACCCACACAGCAAACCATAGTTTGGACTGATGGGTGCGAATACCCGGTAATGATGTTGGACACGTCATCAGCATCGCACCCCGCCTACACCGGCAAACAGCGCAATGTCAACAGCGAAGGCCGTGCCAGTCGCTTTAACCACCGTTACAGCAACATCATCCACAAACTCAAATCGGGAAGCTGA
- a CDS encoding FAD-dependent monooxygenase → MKSWPQHVQIMVVGAGPVGMLTALVLQQQGRQVLLLESRAAGVCVPDRRTLALSYHSLACFAAAGVVLPEDATTPIDTVHVSRQHRFGRTVLRAADVGLPYLGQTIDYARLLAACEAALQAQNVPVLWQAEVTRLHSLAQWAWADIKTPAGEAGVSAQWLILAEGGQLAAQLPGVVRHEHDYHQQALVNTLHFARPASGTAYERFTDAGPFALLPYGDAYRLVWTCTPAEAAARRQMDLAQFAAQIDTVLGQRLGALQQMGTAAVFPLKRQQLNRVYSNRVLCIGNAAQTLHPVAAQGLNLGVRDAMAAVQLLGRADWAHNTRLGAEYAKLRRLDAQAVVGFTHGVVTLFDHAAPWLQAGQGAGMSLLNSVAPWRRRFTEQLVFGIGTDKPR, encoded by the coding sequence ATGAAATCATGGCCGCAGCATGTTCAGATAATGGTGGTGGGCGCAGGGCCGGTGGGGATGCTCACCGCCTTGGTCTTGCAGCAGCAGGGGCGGCAGGTGTTGCTGTTGGAATCGCGAGCCGCCGGTGTGTGCGTGCCGGATCGGCGCACGCTGGCCTTGTCTTACCACAGCCTGGCCTGCTTTGCCGCGGCGGGCGTGGTGCTGCCGGAAGACGCCACCACACCGATTGACACTGTGCATGTGTCGCGCCAGCATCGCTTTGGCCGCACCGTATTGCGTGCGGCCGATGTGGGGCTGCCTTATTTGGGGCAAACCATTGATTATGCGCGTTTGCTGGCAGCTTGCGAGGCGGCGTTGCAGGCGCAAAATGTGCCGGTGTTGTGGCAGGCAGAAGTCACGCGGCTGCATTCTTTGGCGCAATGGGCGTGGGCCGACATCAAAACGCCAGCGGGTGAGGCCGGTGTATCCGCGCAATGGCTGATTTTGGCCGAAGGCGGGCAATTGGCGGCGCAATTGCCGGGCGTGGTACGCCATGAACACGATTACCACCAGCAAGCCTTGGTGAACACGTTGCATTTTGCCAGGCCCGCTAGCGGCACCGCTTATGAGCGCTTTACCGATGCCGGCCCTTTTGCCTTGCTGCCCTACGGCGATGCCTACCGCTTGGTGTGGACATGCACGCCTGCCGAAGCTGCGGCGCGGCGGCAGATGGATTTGGCTCAATTTGCCGCCCAAATCGACACCGTGCTGGGGCAACGCCTAGGCGCATTGCAGCAAATGGGTACTGCGGCGGTGTTTCCGCTGAAGCGGCAACAGCTAAACCGCGTGTATAGCAATCGGGTGCTGTGCATCGGCAATGCCGCGCAAACCCTGCATCCGGTGGCAGCGCAAGGTCTGAACTTGGGTGTGCGCGACGCCATGGCGGCGGTGCAGCTGCTTGGCCGCGCCGATTGGGCGCACAACACCCGCTTGGGTGCCGAGTATGCCAAATTGCGCCGCCTAGATGCGCAAGCCGTGGTGGGTTTTACCCACGGCGTGGTGACGTTATTCGACCACGCCGCACCGTGGTTGCAGGCCGGGCAGGGCGCGGGTATGTCTTTGCTCAATAGCGTGGCACCGTGGCGGCGGCGGTTTACCGAGCAGCTGGTGTTTGGTATCGGCACGGATAAACCGCGCTAA
- a CDS encoding FAD-dependent monooxygenase, whose product MTQQYDAVILGGGLVGAAMALVLQRSGKQVLLLDKQRPSTDLAALAQSWDARIFAISPANQAFLDSLGVWPHQRNQPVRRMDVRGDSGGRIEFDVGDSGGYLNHMVENRYLLAHLWQALLEAGVVTDTQEVVGMRSDVFHAYITLADGAEIGSQLLIGADGAQSWLRHQAGIAVAAQPYHHHGVVANFATEKPHQGCAYQWFKQGEVLAYLPLPEQQISIVWSTATPEKLTQLDAEALAATVAAQGEQVLGELNARSRAFAFELVLRQPQSTIAQRLVLIGDAAHTVHPLAGQGVNLGFGDVQCLAALLAPAADIGAWHLLTQYRQQRLLPVRTMQQSCDGLFKLFADKHMPGLPWLRNTGLNLVNHTPLLKTQLMRHAMGL is encoded by the coding sequence ATGACACAACAATACGATGCGGTAATTCTGGGCGGTGGCTTGGTGGGCGCAGCCATGGCCTTGGTGTTGCAGCGCAGCGGCAAACAGGTGCTATTGCTGGACAAACAACGCCCCAGTACCGATTTGGCCGCGCTGGCGCAAAGCTGGGATGCGCGTATTTTTGCCATCAGCCCGGCCAATCAGGCTTTTTTAGACAGCTTGGGCGTGTGGCCGCATCAGCGCAACCAGCCGGTGCGGCGCATGGATGTGCGCGGCGACAGCGGCGGGCGCATTGAATTTGATGTGGGCGACAGCGGCGGCTACTTAAACCACATGGTGGAAAACCGCTATTTGCTGGCACATTTGTGGCAGGCCTTGCTGGAAGCAGGCGTAGTTACCGACACCCAAGAAGTAGTGGGCATGCGCAGCGATGTGTTCCATGCCTATATTACGCTGGCCGACGGTGCTGAAATCGGCAGCCAATTGCTGATTGGTGCCGACGGCGCCCAATCGTGGCTGCGCCATCAAGCCGGGATTGCCGTGGCCGCGCAGCCCTACCACCATCATGGCGTGGTGGCCAATTTTGCCACCGAAAAACCGCATCAGGGCTGCGCCTACCAATGGTTTAAACAGGGCGAAGTATTGGCCTATCTGCCCTTGCCGGAGCAGCAAATTTCGATTGTGTGGTCTACCGCCACGCCCGAAAAGCTTACCCAACTGGATGCGGAAGCCCTGGCCGCCACCGTGGCCGCACAAGGTGAACAGGTATTGGGTGAATTAAATGCACGCAGCCGCGCCTTTGCGTTTGAATTGGTGTTGCGTCAGCCGCAGTCCACCATCGCACAGCGCTTGGTGTTGATTGGCGATGCCGCGCACACCGTTCACCCGCTGGCCGGGCAGGGCGTGAATTTGGGCTTTGGCGACGTACAATGCCTGGCCGCCTTGCTGGCACCGGCCGCCGACATCGGCGCGTGGCACTTGCTAACCCAATACCGCCAACAGCGCCTGCTGCCGGTGCGCACCATGCAGCAAAGTTGCGACGGCTTGTTTAAACTGTTTGCCGATAAGCACATGCCCGGCCTGCCGTGGCTGCGCAATACCGGCCTTAATCTGGTTAACCACACGCCCTTATTGAAAACCCAATTGATGCGCCATGCCATGGGTTTGTAA
- a CDS encoding glutamine synthetase family protein codes for MSNADKINAWLDQHGITEIECMVPDMTGTPRGKIIPRYKYNPAEGMRMAEAVFTQTVTGNYPEEDFTPETDPDMRLLPDPDTVRLVPWASEPTAQIIHDSLRFDGTPVELAPRNVLKRVLAEYQKLGMRPVIAPEMEFYLVQMQPDEDLPLEPPVGRTRRTEAGRQSFSIDAMNDYEDIFDVMYDWCEAQNIGVDTLIHEMGPAQMEINLDHGDPLALADQVFLFKRTIREVAIRKNMYATFMAKPMQGEPGSAMHLHQSVVDIASGQNVFSNAQGEATEAFFHHIAGLQTYLPAAMPFLAPFVNSYRRLSRFSAAPINLEWGYDNRTCGLRVPQAHPQARRVENRLPGVDANPYLAFAASLGAGLLGMQQQLRPTEPLTGSGYSRPKKLPRHLDDAVEELLACTPLHDLLGPNFVKCYAAIKETEFEEFFEVISPWERRYLLLQV; via the coding sequence ATGAGTAACGCCGACAAAATCAATGCCTGGCTAGACCAGCACGGCATCACCGAAATCGAATGTATGGTGCCCGACATGACCGGCACCCCGCGCGGCAAAATCATCCCGCGCTACAAATACAACCCCGCCGAAGGGATGCGCATGGCCGAAGCCGTGTTTACCCAAACCGTTACCGGCAACTACCCCGAAGAAGATTTTACCCCCGAAACCGACCCCGATATGCGACTGTTGCCCGACCCCGATACCGTGCGCCTGGTGCCATGGGCGTCGGAGCCGACGGCGCAAATCATCCACGACAGCCTGCGTTTTGACGGCACGCCGGTGGAGCTGGCACCACGCAATGTGCTCAAACGCGTGCTGGCCGAATACCAAAAGCTGGGTATGCGGCCGGTGATTGCGCCGGAAATGGAATTTTATCTGGTGCAAATGCAGCCGGATGAAGACCTGCCACTGGAGCCGCCGGTGGGGCGCACCCGCCGCACCGAAGCCGGGCGGCAAAGCTTCAGCATCGACGCCATGAACGACTACGAAGACATCTTCGATGTGATGTACGACTGGTGCGAAGCGCAAAACATCGGCGTGGACACGCTGATTCACGAAATGGGCCCGGCGCAAATGGAAATCAATCTGGATCACGGCGACCCGCTGGCGTTGGCCGATCAGGTATTTCTGTTCAAACGCACCATCCGCGAAGTGGCCATCCGCAAAAACATGTACGCCACCTTTATGGCCAAACCCATGCAGGGCGAGCCGGGCAGTGCCATGCACCTGCACCAAAGCGTGGTCGATATTGCCAGCGGGCAAAACGTGTTCAGCAATGCACAAGGCGAGGCCACTGAGGCGTTTTTCCACCATATCGCCGGGCTGCAAACCTATCTGCCCGCCGCAATGCCGTTTCTGGCGCCGTTTGTGAATTCCTACCGCCGCCTCAGCCGCTTTTCCGCCGCGCCAATCAACCTCGAATGGGGCTACGACAACCGCACCTGCGGCCTGCGTGTGCCGCAAGCGCACCCGCAAGCCCGCCGCGTGGAAAACCGCCTGCCCGGCGTGGATGCCAACCCCTATCTGGCATTTGCCGCGAGCCTCGGCGCCGGTTTGCTGGGGATGCAGCAACAACTGCGGCCCACCGAGCCGCTCACCGGCAGCGGCTACAGCCGCCCCAAAAAACTGCCCCGCCATTTGGACGACGCCGTAGAAGAGCTGCTGGCCTGCACACCGCTGCACGACTTGCTCGGGCCTAATTTTGTAAAATGCTATGCGGCCATTAAAGAAACCGAATTTGAAGAATTTTTTGAAGTCATCAGCCCGTGGGAACGGCGCTATCTGCTGTTGCAGGTTTAG
- a CDS encoding glucose-6-phosphate 1-dehydrogenase family protein, whose product MLSPHSCDLFQRPFFQFAQMKQYQPEAIEPTKAAYRAAWRQWQSLILQVYAQLGVPFAPPHIERWCNGWQVRAHFFAYFKYQQHQQDAAIFSILLNRRRLSISLDWHRHRAHQSRLTLAQYRQWPAALDASAYADWSMWRDSDGEYADHPTVATQLAHDLALADDDFFCIGRHIERNDLAQTDSLVAITETIRALQPLYEACWQR is encoded by the coding sequence ATGCTCAGCCCACACAGCTGCGATTTATTCCAGCGCCCGTTTTTCCAGTTTGCGCAAATGAAGCAATACCAGCCCGAAGCCATCGAGCCCACTAAAGCGGCTTATCGGGCGGCGTGGCGGCAGTGGCAAAGCCTGATTTTGCAGGTGTATGCACAGCTGGGTGTGCCCTTTGCACCGCCGCACATTGAGCGCTGGTGTAATGGCTGGCAAGTGCGGGCGCACTTTTTTGCCTATTTCAAATATCAGCAGCATCAACAAGATGCGGCCATCTTTTCCATCCTGCTCAACCGCCGCCGCTTAAGCATCAGCCTTGATTGGCATCGCCACCGCGCCCACCAGTCGCGGCTTACTTTGGCGCAATACCGGCAATGGCCTGCCGCATTGGATGCGAGCGCGTATGCCGATTGGTCGATGTGGCGCGACAGCGACGGCGAATATGCTGACCACCCCACCGTGGCCACCCAGCTTGCCCACGACTTGGCTTTGGCCGACGACGATTTTTTCTGCATTGGCCGCCATATTGAACGCAACGATTTGGCACAAACCGACAGCCTGGTCGCCATCACCGAAACCATCCGCGCTTTACAGCCCTTATACGAAGCCTGTTGGCAACGGTAA
- a CDS encoding autotransporter domain-containing protein, with amino-acid sequence MRHSLSLPTLGAAVLLALAAYPAQADEYGNYGKQTLMQLINDYPGRSAGSSKEPQAAEFMRGRMAHGGYQQSEQPFSFTASRGILSGQTLNSKNIVVSKQGQGSDQTLYVGAHYDTAFSTARLDRSTLQGLDDNSSGAAVLTELTRNLANIDTEHNLSFIAFGAEEMGLVGSKHFVAQMSAAERAKAIGMYNLDSLITGDFMYANGGDLSYDRASGQSVPRYAALRDHALAVAKELGITVKMNQGDKPVPGTNEPYKPKGVGCCSDQESFDAAGMPVVAFEATNWDLGPDFDGYTQTDNPGIPGGSTWHNPATDNWQFLTSVLGEERVDQRMRDFSRLLTRLIVEQTNADILASARQGGAALNQAHNAMRLSQSGMHDALSRRYLALQQGGEGVGDAQVWTDGGYTYAAPAYINDVNPAQRTHQGQIGIYLEQPLGAKTHLGGGLAYAVGYNKMQDSRSKINSQDLLATLYIHHGQGSGWWGNADAHYGRSRLNITRNIVMGGGDIPVILDRTEQGNTKGSIAGARVQTGWIWQHQNVDHGPYAGLDYSRIRIDGYGETGGSRTALSFKDHTSHSLEGQIGYQAAANQWEAGGVKWSPYARAAWVHEFKDGRFQRVDTVAQIDQGSRSVWLGDTDKSFARITLGLQAQITPRLGAYAELNTRLAHKEGKQPSGSLGVQYRF; translated from the coding sequence ATGCGACATAGCTTATCCCTGCCCACGTTGGGTGCTGCCGTTTTGCTGGCTTTGGCTGCTTATCCGGCACAGGCCGATGAATACGGCAACTACGGCAAACAAACCTTGATGCAATTAATCAACGACTACCCCGGGCGGTCTGCCGGCTCCAGCAAAGAGCCGCAGGCCGCTGAGTTTATGCGCGGGCGTATGGCACACGGCGGCTATCAGCAAAGCGAGCAGCCGTTTTCTTTCACCGCCAGCCGCGGCATTTTGAGCGGGCAAACCCTCAATAGTAAAAACATTGTGGTGAGCAAGCAAGGCCAAGGTTCCGACCAAACCTTGTATGTGGGTGCGCATTACGACACCGCGTTCAGCACTGCCCGGCTTGACCGCAGCACTTTGCAAGGCTTGGATGACAACAGCTCCGGTGCCGCCGTGCTCACCGAATTAACACGCAATCTGGCCAATATCGACACCGAGCACAACCTGAGCTTTATCGCCTTTGGCGCGGAAGAAATGGGTTTGGTGGGTTCCAAGCATTTTGTTGCCCAAATGAGTGCCGCAGAGCGGGCAAAAGCCATCGGCATGTACAATTTGGACAGCCTGATTACCGGCGATTTTATGTATGCCAATGGCGGCGATTTGAGTTACGACCGTGCCAGCGGCCAATCCGTGCCCCGCTATGCCGCCCTGCGCGACCACGCCTTAGCCGTGGCCAAGGAGTTGGGCATTACCGTGAAAATGAATCAGGGTGACAAGCCGGTGCCGGGCACCAACGAGCCATACAAGCCCAAAGGGGTGGGTTGCTGTAGCGACCAAGAATCATTCGATGCAGCCGGGATGCCGGTGGTGGCCTTTGAGGCCACCAACTGGGATTTGGGGCCTGATTTTGACGGCTACACCCAAACCGACAATCCCGGCATCCCCGGCGGCTCTACTTGGCATAACCCCGCAACCGACAACTGGCAATTCCTCACCTCGGTATTGGGTGAAGAGCGGGTGGATCAACGCATGCGCGATTTTTCCCGCTTGCTCACGCGCCTGATTGTGGAGCAAACCAATGCCGACATCCTTGCTTCGGCAAGGCAAGGCGGTGCTGCGCTGAATCAAGCACATAATGCCATGCGCCTGAGCCAAAGCGGCATGCATGATGCATTGTCGCGCCGTTATCTGGCCTTGCAACAAGGCGGCGAGGGTGTGGGCGATGCCCAAGTATGGACGGATGGCGGCTACACCTATGCCGCGCCTGCCTATATCAATGATGTGAATCCGGCCCAACGCACCCACCAAGGCCAGATAGGCATCTATCTGGAGCAGCCTTTAGGTGCCAAAACACATTTGGGCGGTGGCTTGGCCTATGCGGTGGGCTATAACAAAATGCAAGACAGCCGCAGCAAAATCAACAGCCAGGATTTATTGGCCACCTTATACATCCACCACGGCCAAGGCAGCGGCTGGTGGGGCAATGCCGATGCCCATTACGGCCGCAGCCGCCTGAACATCACCCGCAATATTGTGATGGGCGGCGGCGATATCCCGGTGATTCTGGATCGCACCGAGCAAGGCAATACCAAAGGCAGCATCGCCGGTGCCCGTGTGCAAACCGGCTGGATTTGGCAGCATCAAAATGTGGACCACGGTCCCTATGCTGGCTTAGACTACAGCCGAATCCGTATCGATGGCTATGGTGAAACCGGCGGTAGCCGCACCGCCTTGAGCTTTAAAGACCACACCAGCCATTCACTGGAAGGGCAAATCGGCTATCAAGCGGCGGCCAATCAATGGGAAGCGGGCGGGGTGAAATGGTCGCCCTATGCCCGCGCGGCTTGGGTGCACGAATTCAAAGACGGCCGCTTTCAACGGGTGGATACTGTAGCGCAAATCGATCAGGGCAGCCGCTCGGTGTGGCTGGGCGATACCGACAAATCATTTGCCCGCATAACGTTGGGGCTGCAAGCGCAAATAACCCCCCGTTTGGGTGCGTATGCGGAGCTGAACACCCGCTTGGCGCATAAAGAAGGCAAACAGCCTTCCGGCAGCCTTGGTGTGCAATACCGTTTCTGA
- a CDS encoding DUF1272 domain-containing protein: MLQLRPSCECCNKDLPPESTEARICSFECTFCAACADGILTGSCPNCGGELVARPRRPASKLVKFPASTQRVVKENGCNEAS, translated from the coding sequence ATGCTTCAACTACGCCCAAGCTGTGAATGCTGCAACAAGGATCTTCCACCGGAGTCCACCGAAGCTCGCATTTGTTCGTTCGAGTGCACCTTCTGTGCTGCATGTGCAGATGGCATCCTGACTGGCTCCTGCCCGAACTGTGGCGGCGAGCTCGTTGCCCGTCCTCGGCGGCCTGCATCCAAGTTGGTAAAGTTCCCAGCATCAACACAACGCGTAGTCAAAGAGAACGGCTGCAATGAGGCTTCGTGA